One region of Macadamia integrifolia cultivar HAES 741 chromosome 11, SCU_Mint_v3, whole genome shotgun sequence genomic DNA includes:
- the LOC122093127 gene encoding uncharacterized protein LOC122093127 yields the protein MAEEFQESDVLWPEQSYRREDRFRRKFFQDENFDPAEMIFNNNNSVACAQQNTIQLRRKKSKQSSSQSHSLPVNIPCNWNSNRFGSSNNNPFLHCSDSKESEDDLEDAEMVPPHLIVANRFARQMAFSVCTGNGRTLKGRDLRRVRNSILRMTGFLET from the coding sequence ATGGCGGAAGAGTTTCAAGAGTCCGATGTGTTATGGCCTGAGCAATCCTACCGGAGAGAAGATCGCTTTCGCCGAAAATTCTTCCAAGACGAGAACTTCGATCCGGCTGAGATGATCTTCAACAATAACAACTCTGTTGCTTGTGCTCAACAGAATACGATTCAACTGCGAAGGAAGAAGAGCAAACAGAGTAGCTCACAGTCTCATTCCCTTCCGGTTAATATACCCTGCAACTGGAACAGCAACAGGTTTGgtagtagtaataataatcCATTCTTGCATTGCTCGGATTCGAAGGAAAGTGAAGATGACCTCGAAGATGCAGAGATGGTGCCCCCTCACTTAATAGTCGCCAATAGATTTGCTCGGCAGATGGCTTTCTCTGTTTGCACTGGCAATGGAAGAACTCTAAAGGGACGTGATTTGAGACGAGTCAGGAACTCCATTCTCAGAATGACTGGTTTCCTCGAGACATAG